From one Lolium rigidum isolate FL_2022 chromosome 4, APGP_CSIRO_Lrig_0.1, whole genome shotgun sequence genomic stretch:
- the LOC124647349 gene encoding E3 ubiquitin-protein ligase ATL6-like — MGVSPNLVVVLCLLCVAAGMAQQSPGPQPKPPPLGQAMSMAIVVSIGVVFFLVFLCLYITQFRSRHAGDGAPRAGNPAASRRGLDPAVLATFPIVPYAEIRAHKIGGGALECAVCLTAFEDADDLRLLPHCSHAFHPECIDPWLEARTTCPLCRANLAKPPPPLHAAVAIAMPAQEDSVEEDDGRKEEAVELEKLRGERRAARLRRSHSTGHSLVSGALAEEEQCECDDHERFTLRLPEHVREQVLSRCCASSPAVESMRGGAQCVGGSFRDAGDDGTDCRRGRRRWPAFMSWARGGGGGAAMMTSTSAAPPEPK, encoded by the coding sequence ATGGGCGTGAGCCCGAACCTCGTCGTCGTTCTCTGCCTACTCTGCGTCGCCGCAGGCATGGCGCAGCAGTCACCGGGGCCGCAGCCGAAGCCGCCGCCTCTGGGGCAGGCCATGTCCATGGCCATCGTGGTGTCCATCGGCGTCGTCTTCTTCCTGGTATTCCTCTGCCTGTACATCACCCAGTTCCGGTCCCGCCACGCAGGAGACGGCGCGCCGCGTGCTGGCAACCCCGCGGCGTCCAGGCGCGGGCTGGACCCGGCGGTGCTGGCGACGTTCCCGATCGTGCCGTACGCGGAGATCAGGGCGCACAagatcggcggcggcgcgctggAGTGCGCCGTGTGCCTGACGGCGTTCGAGGACGCCGACGACCTCCGGCTGCTGCCGCACTGCTCCCACGCGTTCCACCCGGAGTGCATCGACCCCTGGCTCGAGGCGCGGACCACGTGCCCGCTCTGCCGCGCCAACCTcgcgaagccgccgccgccgctgcacgccGCAGTGGCGATCGCGATGCCAGCGCAGGAGGACAGCGTCGAGGAGGACGATGGCAGGAAGGAGGAGGCCGTGGAGCTGGAAAAGCTGCGCGGCGAGCGGCGGGCGGCGAGGCTGCGGAGGTCGCACTCGACGGGCCACTCGCTGGTCTCCGGGGcgttggcggaggaggagcagtgCGAGTGCGACGACCACGAGAGGTTCACGCTGCGGCTGCCGGAGCACGTGAGGGAGCAGGTCCTCAGCAGGTGCTGCGCGAGTAGTCCCGCCGTGGAGAGCATGCGCGGAGGAGCACAGTGCGTTGGGGGCAGCTTCCGCGACGCCGGTGACGATGGCACGGATTGCAGACGCGGCCGACGGCGGTGGCCGGCGTTCATGTCGTGGGcccgagggggaggcggcggcgcggccatgaTGACGTCGACATCGGCAGCGCCACCGGAACCGAAATGA